One window of the Candidatus Microbacterium colombiense genome contains the following:
- a CDS encoding 1-phosphofructokinase family hexose kinase codes for MILTVTPNPALDLTWHVERLRVGETHRADAGAVRAGGKGLNVARVAHAQGASVHAITTVGGRTGDEFAEELRRSGIPHSLIPVAADTRRSIAVVDAALGDTTVINERGVNPSDEEWGALLAAVVDSLPSARVLVVSGSLPPGAPESLLPLLIRVGRDAGVPVIVDTSGPALLRAADAGASVLKPNRAELAEATGIADPVAGARSLIERGTELVLLSLGAEGMLAVTASDLVHARLDEPLAGNPTGAGDAAVAACTVLYAEGERDAEQILRRATAWSAAAVLMPLAGDISPRWAELASHLRVSRPVPKDFS; via the coding sequence ATGATCCTCACCGTCACCCCGAACCCCGCCCTCGATCTCACCTGGCACGTCGAGCGTCTGAGGGTCGGTGAGACGCACCGCGCGGATGCGGGTGCCGTGCGCGCCGGCGGCAAGGGGCTCAATGTGGCGCGGGTCGCGCACGCTCAGGGTGCGTCGGTGCACGCCATCACGACCGTGGGCGGCCGCACCGGTGACGAGTTCGCTGAGGAACTGCGGCGCAGCGGCATCCCTCACTCGCTCATCCCGGTCGCAGCCGACACGCGGCGCAGCATCGCGGTGGTCGATGCCGCACTCGGCGACACGACGGTCATCAATGAGCGCGGCGTCAACCCGAGCGACGAGGAGTGGGGGGCGCTGCTCGCCGCGGTCGTCGACTCCCTCCCGAGCGCACGGGTGCTGGTCGTCTCGGGCAGCCTTCCTCCCGGCGCCCCCGAGAGCCTGCTGCCGCTGCTGATCCGGGTCGGCCGCGACGCCGGCGTACCCGTGATCGTCGACACCTCCGGCCCCGCGCTGCTTCGCGCTGCCGACGCGGGAGCATCCGTCCTCAAGCCCAACCGCGCCGAGCTCGCCGAGGCCACGGGCATCGCCGATCCGGTCGCCGGCGCGCGGTCGCTGATCGAGCGCGGCACCGAGCTCGTGCTGCTCTCGCTCGGTGCCGAGGGGATGCTGGCCGTCACGGCATCCGACCTCGTCCATGCCCGCCTCGATGAACCGCTCGCGGGCAACCCGACCGGCGCCGGCGATGCCGCGGTGGCGGCGTGCACCGTGCTCTACGCGGAGGGAGAGCGCGATGCCGAGCAGATCCTCCGTCGAGCGACGGCCTGGTCGGCTGCTGCCGTGCTGATGCCTCTCGCCGGCGACATCTCCCCCCGCTGGGCCGAGCTCGCCTCACACCTGCGTGTCTCACGCCCCGTCCCGAAGGACTTCTCGTGA
- a CDS encoding GNAT family N-acetyltransferase, with amino-acid sequence MTDLAERGDGIGPGDTDSGPHPHRMRSWTVIEFRPADPADAEDMTEVQNAIYRAGLRASPVDVAVIRERYLAVEHTVACTVAVQGGRVVGFQSLKRAWPDNPYDVTVGWGIIGTHIHPDAGRSGIGRRLFAISLSAARAAGLRHIDATIGADSAPALAYYSAMGFAPYREGDGAIPHRLDL; translated from the coding sequence GTGACCGATCTCGCGGAGCGCGGCGACGGCATCGGCCCCGGCGACACCGACAGCGGACCGCACCCGCACCGCATGAGAAGCTGGACCGTGATCGAATTCCGGCCAGCCGACCCTGCCGATGCCGAGGACATGACCGAGGTGCAGAACGCAATCTATCGCGCGGGACTCCGGGCGAGCCCGGTCGATGTCGCTGTGATCAGAGAGCGTTACCTTGCTGTCGAGCACACCGTCGCGTGCACTGTCGCTGTTCAGGGCGGCCGCGTCGTCGGTTTCCAGTCACTCAAGCGGGCATGGCCGGACAACCCGTACGACGTGACCGTGGGGTGGGGGATCATCGGCACCCACATCCACCCGGATGCTGGACGCAGCGGCATCGGGCGCCGGCTCTTCGCCATCTCGCTGTCAGCGGCGAGGGCCGCCGGGCTGCGACACATCGACGCGACGATCGGTGCTGACAGCGCACCAGCACTGGCGTACTACTCAGCCATGGGCTTCGCCCCGTACCGAGAGGGAGACGGCGCCATCCCGCATCGCCTCGACCTCTAG
- a CDS encoding TetR/AcrR family transcriptional regulator, which yields MVTDARDRMVRTAALLLAKRGLQGASFSEVLTASGAPRGSIYHHFPEGKDQLVTEALALAQARALAALEEHRDRPATEIAQAFVQLWRDVLVASDHQAGCAVVAVTVATEDRALIETAAAVFRDWQDTLADLLRTGGVSADRAASLAALLIAASEGAVIVARAQGSLQRFDAVADELIGAVASAS from the coding sequence ATGGTCACCGACGCACGCGATCGCATGGTGCGCACCGCTGCCCTCCTCTTGGCGAAGCGGGGCCTCCAGGGAGCATCCTTCTCCGAAGTTCTCACCGCCTCGGGTGCACCGCGCGGGTCGATCTATCACCACTTCCCCGAGGGGAAGGACCAGTTGGTGACCGAGGCTCTCGCACTCGCCCAAGCACGCGCCTTGGCAGCACTCGAAGAGCATCGCGACCGACCCGCCACAGAGATCGCGCAGGCGTTCGTGCAGCTGTGGCGCGACGTGCTCGTCGCCTCCGACCACCAGGCAGGATGCGCGGTCGTCGCTGTCACGGTCGCCACAGAGGACCGGGCCCTCATCGAGACCGCGGCGGCCGTCTTCCGCGACTGGCAGGACACTCTTGCCGATCTTCTCCGCACGGGAGGCGTGTCCGCCGATCGCGCCGCCTCGCTCGCCGCGCTTCTCATCGCCGCGAGCGAAGGGGCGGTCATCGTCGCCCGAGCGCAGGGCTCACTCCAGCGATTCGACGCCGTCGCCGACGAGCTGATCGGCGCCGTCGCCTCAGCGAGCTGA
- a CDS encoding class II fructose-bisphosphate aldolase yields MTLVSARDLVSTASADGRGIGAFNVIHLETAEGLVRAAELAQLPVILQISQNCADYHGGLEPIALATLAIARRAVLPVAVHLDHAERPELVDEAIDLGFGSVMFDGGALPYDENVAVTSEVVTRAHAAGVYVEGELGEVGGKDGAHAPGVRTDPDEARAFVAATGVDALAVAVGSSHAMLDRTAALDLDLIRRLHAALPVPLVLHGSSGVSDAVLADAVRAGMTKINVSTHLNGHFTRAVRSVLAADDRLVDSRKYLVPAREALSMEAARLLRLFALAEDDTVAG; encoded by the coding sequence GTGACCCTCGTCTCCGCCCGCGACCTCGTTTCCACCGCATCCGCCGACGGCCGCGGGATCGGCGCGTTCAACGTGATCCATCTCGAGACCGCCGAGGGGCTGGTGCGCGCGGCCGAGCTCGCGCAGTTGCCGGTGATCCTGCAGATCTCGCAGAACTGCGCCGACTACCACGGGGGACTCGAGCCGATCGCACTCGCGACCCTCGCGATCGCCCGCCGCGCCGTGCTCCCGGTCGCGGTGCACCTCGACCACGCCGAGCGGCCGGAGCTGGTCGACGAGGCGATCGACCTCGGGTTCGGTTCCGTGATGTTCGACGGCGGAGCGCTCCCCTACGACGAGAATGTGGCGGTCACCTCCGAGGTCGTGACGCGCGCGCACGCGGCGGGCGTCTACGTCGAGGGCGAGCTGGGCGAGGTCGGCGGGAAGGACGGTGCGCATGCGCCCGGTGTACGCACCGATCCGGACGAGGCGCGAGCGTTCGTCGCCGCGACCGGGGTCGACGCCCTCGCCGTGGCCGTCGGATCATCGCACGCCATGCTCGACCGCACGGCGGCGCTCGACCTCGATCTGATCCGTCGCCTGCATGCCGCGCTGCCCGTGCCTCTCGTGCTGCACGGATCATCCGGAGTCTCCGACGCCGTGCTCGCCGATGCCGTGCGCGCCGGCATGACGAAGATCAACGTGTCGACACATCTGAACGGGCATTTCACCCGCGCCGTCCGCTCGGTGCTCGCGGCCGACGACCGCCTGGTCGACTCGCGCAAGTACCTGGTGCCGGCGCGCGAAGCGCTGTCGATGGAGGCGGCGCGGCTGCTGCGCCTGTTCGCCCTCGCCGAGGACGATACGGTGGCGGGATGA
- a CDS encoding sigma-70 family RNA polymerase sigma factor yields MIDGAPGAALDPASDDGTARWQRASALFDAWHEGDGHAMDELVRLMTPVLWHVVRAYGLERTLAEDVVQTTWLQLVRGHGSIADSKAVSAWLTTTARREAWKVGKAHGRIDTADSDDLDVLLPEQASAEEHAAIGDERRRLWMAVRRLAERCQRLLRVIAFEDRPDYARLAEELAMPVGSIGPTRQRCLAKLRDLLEAPTAPTPSRGVA; encoded by the coding sequence ATGATCGACGGTGCACCCGGCGCCGCTCTCGATCCTGCATCGGACGACGGCACCGCTCGCTGGCAACGGGCCTCGGCCCTGTTCGATGCATGGCATGAGGGCGACGGTCACGCAATGGACGAGCTCGTGCGTCTCATGACGCCCGTGCTGTGGCACGTCGTGCGCGCCTACGGACTCGAACGCACACTCGCCGAAGACGTCGTGCAGACCACCTGGCTGCAGCTCGTACGGGGTCACGGATCGATCGCCGACTCGAAGGCCGTGTCCGCCTGGCTCACGACGACCGCCCGCCGCGAGGCCTGGAAGGTCGGCAAGGCACACGGCCGGATCGACACCGCCGACTCCGACGACCTCGACGTGCTCCTTCCGGAGCAGGCGTCCGCCGAAGAGCACGCCGCGATCGGCGATGAGAGACGGCGCCTCTGGATGGCCGTGCGACGCCTGGCCGAACGCTGCCAGCGTCTGCTGCGCGTCATCGCCTTCGAGGATCGCCCGGATTATGCGCGCCTCGCCGAGGAGCTCGCGATGCCGGTGGGAAGCATCGGTCCGACGCGGCAGCGCTGCCTCGCGAAGCTCCGCGACCTGCTCGAAGCCCCGACGGCCCCGACGCCATCGAGAGGTGTCGCATGA
- a CDS encoding S8/S53 family peptidase, which produces MEQPKGWTWRDRAEGSMQRGAALDPSLEPVGGIRAFPTAYLPERLLITQDLDDNEAFDREIRTLRDSADSFGWLLEIEQGDGTLRELVPGVPGFLRARLTTPDQPSRGESPVAPDAWRVLQRARRMSRSTMPRTSLEHVLSIDPVGLNPFSHTNPFSHTNPFSHTNPAGGERGGGGSEDYLASGRGGRQPVSWVGPAPQRKSAPRRGRRPVVAVLDTGCGEHEWLPDDIVTRDVTLDGAPVGVVDDADPERFPDLYGPLDGGIDPVAGHGTFIAGIVRQTAPDADILSIRMAGGLGVVDESTFLTTLAQVIELLRRHREDPKTGHPIDVLSLSLGYYHETPFDGLFTLTLNALLSTARELGCVVVCSAGNDTIDRPSFPASLWDWPGADNGIGHDTNAPLLAIGALNPSSRTVALFSNVGPWVHAYAPGAAVVSTSPTFVGGEQASTRADFDALHRETIDPDDYRGGFAVWSGTSFAAPFVAGRIAARLGTVPLRGVGSEVASAAVIDVLADLPLSKGGA; this is translated from the coding sequence ATGGAGCAGCCCAAGGGGTGGACGTGGAGAGACCGCGCGGAAGGCTCGATGCAGCGAGGGGCCGCGCTCGATCCGAGCCTCGAGCCTGTTGGCGGCATCCGAGCTTTTCCGACCGCGTACCTTCCGGAACGACTGTTGATCACGCAGGACCTCGACGACAACGAGGCCTTCGATCGTGAGATCCGCACGCTCCGCGATTCTGCGGACAGCTTCGGCTGGCTACTCGAGATCGAGCAGGGCGACGGCACCTTGCGCGAGCTCGTCCCCGGGGTGCCGGGTTTCCTGCGCGCGCGCCTGACCACGCCGGACCAACCGAGCCGCGGGGAGTCTCCGGTCGCACCGGATGCGTGGAGGGTTCTGCAGCGGGCACGCCGCATGTCGAGATCGACGATGCCGCGCACAAGCCTTGAGCACGTGCTCTCGATCGACCCCGTCGGGCTCAATCCCTTCAGTCATACGAACCCGTTCAGCCACACGAACCCGTTCAGCCACACGAACCCTGCGGGAGGAGAAAGGGGTGGGGGTGGTAGCGAGGACTACCTCGCCTCCGGTCGCGGGGGCCGACAGCCTGTGAGCTGGGTAGGGCCCGCACCCCAGCGGAAGTCCGCACCTCGCAGAGGACGCAGACCAGTCGTCGCCGTGCTCGACACCGGGTGCGGAGAGCACGAGTGGCTGCCGGATGACATCGTCACGCGTGACGTCACACTCGACGGGGCACCCGTCGGCGTGGTCGACGACGCAGACCCAGAGCGCTTCCCCGACCTGTACGGGCCGCTTGATGGCGGCATCGATCCGGTCGCCGGCCACGGCACGTTCATCGCCGGCATCGTGCGGCAGACGGCGCCTGACGCTGACATCCTCTCGATCCGTATGGCCGGGGGGCTGGGCGTCGTCGATGAGAGCACCTTCCTGACAACGCTCGCCCAGGTCATCGAGCTGCTGCGCAGACACCGCGAGGACCCGAAGACCGGTCATCCCATCGACGTGCTGAGCCTCTCCCTCGGCTACTACCACGAGACTCCGTTCGATGGACTCTTCACGCTCACCCTGAATGCCCTCCTGTCCACGGCACGGGAACTCGGATGCGTGGTCGTCTGTTCGGCTGGCAACGACACGATCGACCGACCCTCGTTCCCCGCGTCGCTGTGGGATTGGCCGGGCGCCGACAACGGGATCGGGCATGACACGAACGCTCCGCTTCTCGCCATCGGCGCACTGAATCCGTCGTCTCGGACGGTCGCGCTCTTCTCGAACGTCGGCCCCTGGGTCCATGCTTATGCGCCCGGAGCAGCCGTGGTGAGCACCTCTCCGACGTTCGTCGGCGGTGAACAGGCTTCGACGCGAGCCGACTTCGATGCGCTGCACCGCGAGACGATCGATCCCGACGACTATCGCGGCGGGTTCGCGGTATGGAGCGGGACTTCCTTCGCTGCTCCCTTCGTCGCGGGACGGATTGCCGCTCGCCTCGGCACTGTGCCGCTGAGAGGTGTCGGGTCGGAGGTAGCATCCGCAGCGGTCATCGATGTGCTCGCGGACCTTCCCCTCTCGAAGGGAGGCGCCTGA
- a CDS encoding DeoR/GlpR family DNA-binding transcription regulator: MKRAARLNAILDQLAEAGEVTVDELVDQFGASAATTRRDLDSLAEQRLLTRTHGGAVAQAVAYELPIRYKSHLRTHQKASIAQAAAALVSPGMVVGLSGGTTTTAIAAALAARDDLAAGITVVTNAVNIAAQLATRPDIKVVVTGGVIHSRSYELVGPFVEQLLRGVRLDIAFIGVNGMDAASGATTHDEREAAVNRMMAERARRAVVVTDGSKLGVVAFAAVGGVELFPTVLTDAGADADAVAALRDIGHEVLLAG; the protein is encoded by the coding sequence ATGAAGCGCGCCGCTCGCCTGAATGCGATCCTCGACCAGCTCGCCGAGGCGGGCGAGGTCACGGTCGATGAGCTGGTGGACCAGTTCGGCGCCTCGGCCGCGACCACCCGTCGCGATCTCGATTCTCTGGCCGAGCAGCGTCTGCTCACCCGAACCCACGGCGGTGCGGTGGCGCAGGCCGTCGCGTACGAGCTGCCCATCCGCTACAAAAGCCACCTGCGCACCCACCAGAAGGCGAGCATCGCCCAGGCCGCGGCCGCCCTCGTCTCACCCGGCATGGTCGTCGGACTGTCGGGCGGCACCACCACGACGGCGATCGCCGCGGCGCTCGCCGCACGCGACGACCTGGCCGCGGGCATCACCGTGGTCACCAACGCGGTCAACATCGCCGCGCAGCTGGCCACGCGCCCCGACATCAAGGTCGTCGTCACGGGCGGCGTCATCCACTCGCGCAGCTACGAACTGGTCGGGCCCTTCGTGGAACAGCTGCTGCGCGGTGTGCGACTCGACATCGCCTTCATCGGCGTGAACGGGATGGATGCCGCATCCGGCGCCACCACGCACGACGAGCGCGAAGCCGCCGTGAACCGCATGATGGCCGAGCGCGCCCGCCGCGCGGTGGTCGTGACGGACGGCAGCAAGCTCGGCGTCGTCGCGTTCGCGGCGGTCGGCGGCGTGGAACTCTTCCCGACCGTGCTCACGGATGCCGGGGCCGATGCCGATGCCGTCGCCGCGCTCCGCGATATCGGTCACGAGGTGCTGCTCGCGGGGTAG
- a CDS encoding CHAT domain-containing protein translates to MILSSEELHRRGVEAANARRFDRARRALDLAAARTEDPDLRARIDGTIAYVLDQTGEHSSAEALSRELLRREGLSANTIALLSGQLGILLMHAGNLDSADKLLTRAIDTIPRGTIEFANLLMSRSMVLMQQHHLDRCAADLLDAIEVFEATNAMESLARARHNLGYTALLRGDLVAALQLMSESRPVFAETSELATAISDLDRAEVLRDAGLTTEAEVLLGEVVKRFGAQRMRQARGEAEYHLARSLLRHDLVAAERTATAAMRRFTALRSDGWAARSEALRLEARTRALPDSPPPAADFSVATAALVRNGSHAEATALRMVARLAGHGRMPKITQDDPTPLQLRAHEVRALRAVGRGRNTEAMRAAADGLDLLAGWQQSFGALDLQASVAMQGSELVFAGLTAAARTRDPETLFAWSERARHLSQQVAPLRPPHDDALATDLAELRMLRADLAGHDWTTDARVRVLRDRVRERQWSSTRSGGTNERVDLAETTALLDADTAVLAYVFTGTALHCVMVTASAARIVDLSLSRVRAALDGLRADLDVAALTRGGLMAEVIARSLDARLAVLDTELVAPVRGSARRLVVTSPGILAGVPWAMLPGMHGTPFTLATSVSRWSADRRRPLEESSRIGFAAGPRVPRAGEEIRQAAAAWGASPVQLHGPEATVTAVTALAGTTDLLHIAAHGRHAVDNPLFSGFELADGTLFGYDVDLIPTAPATVILSACELGRSSVRWGEEALGMTRVWLHAGTRCVIAAPVVVPDDVASELLSAVHTELARGADAATALAQASAETGHRAPFQCHGSGF, encoded by the coding sequence ATGATTCTGTCCTCTGAGGAACTCCACCGTCGCGGGGTCGAGGCAGCGAACGCACGTCGGTTCGATCGCGCTCGACGCGCGCTGGATCTGGCCGCTGCGCGTACCGAGGACCCTGACCTCCGTGCCCGCATCGATGGAACGATCGCGTACGTCCTCGACCAGACCGGTGAGCACTCCTCCGCGGAAGCGCTGTCGCGCGAGCTGCTCCGACGCGAGGGACTGAGTGCGAACACGATCGCGCTCTTGAGTGGCCAGCTCGGAATCCTCCTCATGCACGCCGGGAATCTCGACAGCGCCGACAAGCTGCTCACGCGCGCGATCGACACCATCCCTCGTGGGACGATCGAGTTCGCGAACCTCCTGATGAGCCGATCCATGGTCTTGATGCAACAGCATCATCTCGACCGGTGCGCCGCGGACCTCCTCGATGCAATCGAGGTCTTCGAAGCCACGAACGCCATGGAATCCCTCGCGAGAGCCCGCCACAACCTCGGCTACACCGCGCTCCTCCGCGGCGACCTCGTCGCCGCCCTCCAACTGATGTCCGAATCTCGCCCCGTGTTCGCCGAAACGAGCGAACTGGCCACGGCGATCAGCGACCTCGATCGCGCTGAGGTGCTTCGTGACGCCGGACTGACCACCGAGGCAGAAGTCCTGCTCGGCGAGGTAGTCAAGCGATTCGGCGCCCAGCGCATGCGGCAGGCGCGCGGGGAAGCTGAGTACCACCTCGCCCGCTCCCTCCTCCGCCACGACCTCGTCGCCGCCGAGCGCACCGCGACCGCCGCAATGCGTCGCTTCACAGCACTGCGCAGCGACGGGTGGGCCGCACGATCCGAAGCGCTGCGCCTGGAGGCACGCACCCGCGCGCTACCTGATTCACCACCACCAGCTGCGGATTTCTCGGTCGCCACCGCCGCGCTCGTGCGGAACGGATCTCACGCCGAGGCGACGGCACTGCGCATGGTCGCACGTCTCGCCGGCCACGGGCGAATGCCCAAGATCACTCAGGACGACCCCACCCCGCTCCAACTGCGAGCCCACGAAGTACGCGCGCTCCGTGCCGTGGGCCGGGGGCGCAACACCGAGGCTATGCGCGCCGCGGCCGACGGCCTCGACCTGCTCGCAGGATGGCAGCAGTCGTTCGGTGCGCTCGACCTGCAGGCCTCGGTGGCGATGCAGGGGAGCGAGCTCGTCTTCGCCGGGCTGACTGCCGCCGCCCGCACCCGCGATCCGGAGACGCTGTTCGCCTGGTCCGAGCGCGCACGGCACCTCAGCCAGCAGGTCGCGCCGCTACGCCCTCCGCACGACGACGCCCTCGCGACGGATCTCGCGGAGCTGCGGATGCTGCGCGCCGACCTCGCAGGTCACGACTGGACGACCGATGCCCGCGTGCGTGTGCTGCGCGATCGGGTGCGGGAACGGCAGTGGTCCTCGACCCGCTCCGGGGGCACGAACGAACGTGTCGACCTCGCCGAGACCACGGCGCTGCTCGATGCGGATACCGCGGTGCTCGCCTACGTGTTCACCGGCACGGCGCTGCACTGCGTCATGGTGACGGCATCCGCCGCGCGCATCGTCGACCTGTCGCTGTCACGCGTACGGGCGGCGCTCGATGGACTGCGCGCCGATCTCGATGTGGCCGCGCTCACCCGCGGCGGGCTGATGGCCGAGGTGATCGCCCGCTCGCTCGACGCACGCCTGGCCGTGCTCGATACCGAACTCGTGGCCCCCGTGCGGGGGTCGGCGCGGCGGCTGGTCGTGACCTCGCCCGGCATCCTGGCCGGAGTGCCGTGGGCGATGCTCCCCGGGATGCACGGCACCCCGTTCACCCTCGCGACGTCGGTGTCGCGGTGGAGCGCCGATCGTCGGCGCCCCCTCGAGGAGAGCAGTCGTATCGGATTCGCCGCGGGTCCGCGCGTGCCACGCGCCGGTGAGGAGATCCGGCAGGCCGCCGCGGCGTGGGGCGCATCCCCGGTGCAACTGCACGGACCGGAGGCGACCGTCACCGCGGTCACGGCACTCGCCGGCACCACCGATCTGCTGCACATCGCCGCTCACGGCCGACACGCGGTCGACAACCCGTTGTTCTCGGGCTTCGAGCTCGCCGACGGCACCCTGTTCGGCTACGACGTCGATCTGATCCCGACGGCGCCGGCGACGGTCATCCTGTCGGCGTGCGAGCTCGGACGCTCGTCGGTGCGATGGGGCGAAGAGGCTCTGGGCATGACGAGAGTGTGGCTGCACGCCGGCACCCGATGCGTGATCGCGGCGCCGGTCGTGGTGCCCGACGACGTGGCGAGCGAGTTGCTGAGCGCGGTGCACACCGAGCTCGCGCGCGGAGCGGATGCGGCGACAGCACTCGCACAGGCCTCCGCGGAGACCGGGCACCGCGCTCCGTTCCAGTGCCACGGCAGCGGATTCTGA